Below is a genomic region from Herpetosiphonaceae bacterium.
CGAAACGCGAAACTCGGAACTTGGAACTTGGAAGTCGGAGCACGTGACAAGCTGGGAGCATGTCTTCGATACGGCCTACACCGAGAGCGCTGCTGATGCCGATGCGGCCTTTAACATCGTCGGCTGGAACAGCAGCTACACAGGCGAGGCGCTGCCCGCCGAGACGATGCAGGAGTGGGTTAATCAAACCGTCGATCGCATTCTGGCGCTGCGGCCCCGGCGCGTGCTGGAGCTTGGCTGCGGCACCGGCCTGCTGCTCTTCCGCGTCGCCCCCGAATGCCTGCGCTACGTCGGCACCGACATCTCGGCGGTCGCGCTTGAGGCGCTCAACCGACATGTGCAGGCGCGCGGCCTGGCACACGTGGCGCTCCACCAGCGGCCAGCCGACGATCTGGATCGCCTCGCCGACGAAGCCTTCGACGTGGTGATCATCAACTCGGTGGCCCAGTACTTCCCAAGCGCGGAGTACCTGGCGCGCGTGCTGGAAGGAGCGGCGCGGCTGGTAGCTCCGGGCGGCGCGATCTTCGTCGGCGACGTGCGCAACCTGCGGCTGCTCGACACATTTCATACCTCGGTCGAGCTATTCCGGGCCAGCGATGAGCTTGCGCCTGAGCAGCTTCGGCGTCGTGTACAGATCGCCATGGCGCAGGAGCAAGAGCTAGTAGTCGATCCGTCGTTTTTCGCGGCGCTTCAGCAGGACATCCCCCGGATTCGACACATCAGCGCTCAGCTTAAGCGCGGTCGTAGCCACAACGAGCTGACCAAATTCCGCTACGATGTCACGCTCTACCTCGACATGCAGCCGACGTTTGCCGGACAATCCTGGCGCGACTGGCAGCAGGAGCAGATGACGCCCGCCGCGCTCCGCCGGGCGCTGCAAGCGTCCGCGCCGGAGATCATCGGCTTCGCCAACGTGCCGAACGGGCGCATCCAAGACGACATCCACGCGCAAACCGTGCTCAATCACGCCGCCGATCTGCCCACCGTGGCCGAGCTGCGCGCGTCTCTGTCGAGCGCCACGACAGAGCCAGGCATCGATCCTGAGGAGCTGTGGGCGCTGGAGCGCGATCTCCCGTACACTGTCGAGATTCGCTGCTCGGCGGCGCGCGAGTGCTACGATCTCGTGCTGCGGCGCGTATCGGAGCAGGCACCTGCGCTCGTAGAGATCGCATCGCCGGTCATCCGCGAGCGCGCGGAGTGGAGCGCGTACGCCAACAATCCGCTTCAGGCCAGGCAGAGCCAGCAGTTGACGCCGATCCTGCGCAGCTATCTTCAGGAGCGTCTGCCCGAATTTATGATCCCGACGGCGTTTGTGCTGATCGAGAGCGTGCCGGTGACGCCCAACGGCAAAATCGACCGCGATGCGCTCCCGCCGCCGCTCCTGCTCGACCTCGACACCGAGCTGGTCGCGCCGCGCACGCTGTTCGAGCAGATCTTAGCCGACATCTGGGCACAAGTGCTGCGGATCGATCGCGTCGGCATTCATAACAACTTCTTCGCGCTCGGCGGCGATTCGATCCTGAGCCTTCAGATCATCACGCGCGCTCAGCAGGCCGGTCTGCGGATCACGACCAAGCAGATGTTTCAGCACCAGACGATCGCGGAGCTGGCTGAGGTTGCCGAGCGGATCGTGCCGCCTGGCGCGGAGCAAGGCCAGGTGACGGGGCCGACTCCGCTCACGCCCGTACAGCGCGAGACGCTGGCACAGCCGGATCTGAGCCGCAGATACCAGGAGCTCGTGCTGGAAACACCACCAGGGCTGCGCGCTACCTGGCTTCAGGCGGCGGTCGCGCATGTTGTGCAGCACCATGACGCGCTGCGGCTGCGCTTTCACGCTACCGATGCGGGCTGGCAGCAGACGATCGCCCCGCCCGACCCCGATATTCCTTTCAGCCACGTCGATCTGACGGCGCACGCGCCGGAAGATCAGGCCGCTACCGATGCGGCGCTGGCGGCGGCGCGTGCGCGCCTGAATCTATCGGCAGGGCCGGTGCTGTCAGTCGTCTTTGTCGATCGCGGTCCATCCCTGCCCGGTCGGCTGGCGCTGGTGAGCCACGAGCTCGTACACGATCAGCGCTCATGGGCGTTGGTGCTGCACGATCTCTGGATGGCCTACCAGCAGCTTAGCCGTGGCGAGATTGTCGCGCTGCCGCCCAAGACGGCCTCCTTCCAGCAGTGGGCCGAGCGCCTGGCTGCATGGGCAGCCAGGCCCGCGCTCGATCAGGAGGCGCGATCCTACTGGCTCGCTGCATCGAACGATCAGGGGATCGCGCTGCTGCACGATCCGTCGGTCAATGCCCCTGACGACCAGCCAGGAGGCCAGGCGACGATCGTTGTGGAGCTGAGCGACGAGGAAACCCGCGCCCTGCTGCATAACGTCCATCGAGCGTATCGAACGACGGTCGAGGATCTGCTGCTGACGGCGCTCATACAAAGCAGCGCTGGCTGGACCGGCTCGCCAGCACTGCGTGTCGATCTCGAACGCGACGCGCGATCCGGCGTCTTCGGCGATCTGGACCCGTCGCGGACGGTCGGGAATTTCACCAGCCGCTTCCCGGTGCTCCTCGATCTCTCACCGCTGGCGACCGACGACGCAGGAGCGGCGCTGAAGCTCGTCAAAGAGCAGCTTCGCGGCGTGCCCAGCCAGGGGATCGGCTATGGCATCCTCCGGCATCTCAGCCCGGATCGATCGATCGCGTCGGAGCTTCAAGCGCTGCCGCAGCCAGAGATCCGCTTTACCTATCACGGAGCGAGTGATCAGGCATTGCTCGAAGCGACGCCGCTCGCGCCTGTAGCGCAGACGCGGCAGGCGATGCCGGGCTACGCGCTGGATGTGAGCGCGACGCTCAGCCAGGATTGCCTCAGTCTGGTCTGGAGCTATGATCCGCGACGCTACCGGAAGACGACGATCGAGCAGCTTGCGCACGGGCACGGCGCCGCGCTACGAGCGCTGATCGAGCATTGTCTGCTGCCGGATACCTCCGGCTACACGCCCTCCGATTTTCCACTGGCGCGGCTCAGCCAGTCGCAGCTCGACACGATACTGGCCGATAGAGGCGCGGTGACAGACATCTATCCACTGGCACCCGCACAGGAACACATGGTCCTGCGCTACATCGCGGGGCCGGTGCCGGGGCTGTACCTCGTCTTTGGCAACTTCTTCCTTCAGCCATTGAACGTGGCCGCCTTTGGTCGCGCCTGGCAGCAGGTGATCGATCGGCATACCGTCCTGCGCACCTCCTTCGTATGGCGGGGCATCGAGCGTCCGCTGCAAGTCGTGCATGGCAAGGTGCCGATGCCGATCGAGCAGCACGATTGGCGTGGCCTCTCGCCGGTGGAGCAGCAGGAGCGTCTGGCGGCGTATATCCAATCGGTTCGGGATCAGGGCTTTGACCTATCGCGCGCGCCCTTCACCCGCCTGGCGCTCTTCCAGGTTTCGGAGGAAGCCTATCAGTTTTTCTGGGGCTTCAACTACATGCTGCAAGACGGCTGGAGCTTTCCGCTGCTGATGAAGGACTTTTTCGAGTGCTACGAGGCGGCATGCCAGGGCCGCGAGGCGAGCCATGCGCTGCCTCAGCCGTACCGCGACTATATCGCCCGTCTGCAAGGGCTGGATCTTACGGCAGCCGAGCAGTTCTGGCGCAGCCAGCTCACGGGCTTTACCGCGCCGACGCCGCTGGTAGCAAGCCTGGCCGGAGATCCGGCGCGGCGGCGCGATGGCTTTTTCCAGCAGCAGCTATCGCTCTCAGTAGCGACGACCAACCAACTTCAGGCGCTCGGCCAGCGGCATCAACTGACGCTGAATACCATCGTGCAGGGCGCGTGGGCGCTGCTGCTCAGCCGCTACACCCGCGAGGCGGATGTCGTCTTCGGCTCGGTCGCGTCGGGACGCTCGATCGACCTGCCGGGCATCGAGACGATGGTCGGATCATGCAACACGATCCTACCGATGCGGGTTGAGATCAGCCAGGAAGCGCCGCTCCTCGCATGGCTGCAAGCATTCCAGCTCCGGCAGGTCGAGCAGCGCCAGTATGAGTACACGCCGCTGGTCAAGATCAAAGCGTGGAGCGATGTTCCTGCCGATCAGCCTTTGTTCGAGACATACCTGACCTTTGAAAATTTCCCGATCGAGGCCGCGATTGTCGAAAAAGGAGCGCATTGGATGCGGCCATTGAGCAGCGAGACGCAGACCGAGCATGCGCTGCGCGTAACGGTCTGGCCGCTGCGCTCGCTGTCGCTGTATATGTCATACTATGGGCACTGCTTCGACGATGCGACGATCGCGCGGATGCTCAGGGATTTCCAGATCCTCCTGGAGTCGCTGGTCATGCATCCAGAGCAAACGCTCGGCGAGTTGCAGCGCCTCGTCGAGACTTAAGCGGGCCGTGACGGTTTGACGGCTTGACAACCGGGCCGTGCTGTAGCATCCTGCATGTCACCAGGCCAGCGGCGACGAGACACCTGTCGCCGCTGGCCTCATGCGCCCGGCCGAGCAGCTACGTCGCGTCGACGAGCACACCGTATCGCCCCGATGCCACCATCCGGGGAGGAGGCACGCATGGCAGACCTCACATCGATCGATCCTTACAACTGGCAGACGATCGAGCCGTTCTATTCCGCGCTGCTCGCCGAGCCGCTGGCCGCTGAAACGATCGCTGGTTGGCTTGCCCGCTGGAGCGATCTTGAGGCGATCATCGTGGAAGCGCAGGCCGCTGCGTTCCGGGCAAAGACCGAAAACACAGCCGATGCCGTAGCCGAGCAGCGCTACCAACATCTGACGACGGCGATCGAGCCCAGGGTTCTAGCGGCCAACCAGCAGCTCAAACACAAGCTGCTCGGTGTCGAGCAGCTTGATCGGCAGCCCGAATATCAGCAGTTGCTGCGTCGCCTCAAGAGCGAGGCGGATCTCTTTCGCGAGGCCAATCTGCCGCTTCTGGCCGAGGAGCAGGCACGCTCCGGCAGCTTCTACACCATCACCGGCGCGATGGGCGTCGTGCTGGACGGACAGGAATTGACGATTCCCAAGGCCGAGCAGCGGCTGCTCGATCCCAACCGCGACCGTCGCGAGCAGGCTTGGAGGGCGATTGCCGCCCGGCGGCTGCGCGACCGCGACGAACTCAGCGCGCTCTACCGCGAACTGCTCGCGCTGCGCCGCAAGATCGCGGCCAACGCCGATTGTCTCGATTACCGGGCCTACGCCTGGCGGAAGCTCAGGCGCTTCGACTACACGCCGGAGGACAGCCTGAGGCTTCATGCCGCGATCGAGGCTGAGATCGTGCCGCTTGCAGCGCGCATGGCCGAACGTCGTCGCAGGCGGCTTGGCCTGGACACGCTGCGACCGTGGGACACGCGCGTAGACGACCCTGACCGTCCGCCGCTGCGTCCGTTCAGCACCGCCGACGAGCTTGAGCAAGGCGTGGCCCGCATCCTGACACGCATCGATCCTGAGTTTGGCGAGGCGTTTCGGCGCATGAGCAACGGCTTTCTGGATCTCGGAGCGCGCCAGGGCAAGGCGCTGATGGGCTACCAGAACTTCTTTGCGCGCGCCAGAATGCCCTACATTTTTATGAACGCCGTGGGAACTCATCTCGATGTGATGATCTTGCTGCACGAGGCTGGTCATGCGCTGCACGCGCTTGCGGCCAGCGCCAATCAATCGCTGATCTGGTACATCGTGGATACGCCGGAGGAGTTCAACGAGGTTGCCTCGCAGGCGCTGGAATTGCTGGCGACGCCCTATTTGACGGTCGAGGAAGGCGGCTTCTACTCCGCCGAGGATGCCCGCCGCGCGCTTCACGAGGAGCTTGATATTGTAGTCTCCAGCCTGCGCAATATCGTCGCCAAGGATGCCTTTCAGCACTGGGTCTATACCGAGGCGTCGCCCGGCGTCACGCCGGACGAGCTTGACGCCCGGTATCGCGAGTTGCAGCAGCGCTTCTTTCCCGAAGAAGATTGGAGCGGCCTTGAGCGGGAGCGCGGCATGCGCTGGCAGATCGGCCCGCATATCATCGCGCTGCCGTTCTATTCGATCGAGTACACGCTGGCGCGGCTGGGAGCGCTGCAAATCTGGCGCAATGCCCTGGACGATGAGCGGGCCGCGATTCGTCAGTACCGCGCCGCGCTGAGCCTGGGCAGCTCGCGCCCGGTGCCTGAGCTGTATCGGACGGCTGGCGCGCGGCTGGCCTTCGACCGCGAAACCGTGGCGGATCTTGCCGGGCTGATCGCCGCCCAGCTTGAGCTTGATTGATTCGAGTTGCAGGTTCCAGGTTTCGAGTTTCACGTTTCGGGTTCTCGGTTCTCCGCTTGTTCGGGAGCATGGGTTCTTGGTGCTCCCTTTGTTCTTTGTTCTTTCGTCCAGTACGCGCCTGGTTCATCTTGCTGATCCCAATTGTAATTTAAACCTCATTAAAAAATCGAGCAGCGCATCGTAGAATGGTAACGTGACAGATCATTCGTCTAATGCGCTGCTCGCGATCCGTTCGTTCCCGCGCAACTACCATCGGAGGCATGAACTTGATCCCCGACACCGACGTTCTCCAACCGACTGAGAGTGCCCCCTCCTGGCTCGCAAGCCATCAGCCGGGAACAACCATCGAGTGCAGTGTGATGCAGCCTTGCGGCGACGGTATGCGCGATGTTCGTTACATTCTCGATGAGCCATCACCAGACGTGTGGCGCTGGTACGATACCTATGATGGCACCCACGATGAAACGCCTGATTGGTACGCGCTCTCTCTGCCCCAGGAAAGCGACATCAACACCATCTTTTTCGTGCATGGCTCGATGGTGCCGGTAGGCGGCTGGTGGAAGACGTTGCAGCCTCAATACCTCGATGCTGCTGGCGCGTGGCAGCCGATTTCGTCCTTCACGATCACGCCGACGTACGACTTTCGGGATGAGCGTGGCAATCGCCAGCCCTTCGAGCCGTTCCTGATCTGCTTTCCATCGATCTGGACGCGGGGAGTTCGCCTGTTTGGACAGCCCGGCGGCGACTTTGGGATCACTACGCTGGCCTACCTGGCCGCAGGGACGGCGACGCCTGAGCAGGCGTTAGCGTATCTTGACACGCTGCGTCGTCCAAGCCCGCCGATCTTCCAGCTCCTGCCGCCGAATACATTATGGAATCTCATGGCGAGCATTCGTGATGTCACGCGCATTGGCTTCGATGTCCGCAGCAGCGCGGGCCTCGGCCTCGATCATTTCCTCGACGAGGAGCACTTCAAACAGTTTCACGCGCAAGATATGTCGGCGTATGATCGCGCCTCGCTCTACCAGCTCATCGGCACTCGTGAGGGCTGGGAGCGGTTTGGGGCGGAGATGCGCGCGGCGCGGGCACAGGCGATTACAACGCAATTGCCGGTGATCGAGGAGCATCATGGCGGCATGGCCTGGATCATCGTCCCGGTTGTCGTCAACGGCCTCACGATCGGCACGATCGAAAACCGGAATCTTGTTTGTCGCGATCGACTTGATGCCGCATGGCATGCGGCAGCTCCACAGCGGCTTGGCATCGATCGCCACGAGTACGAGGCGGCGCTGCACCAGATCCCGGTGATCCAGGGCGCGCAACTGGAGGCGGTGGTGCAGTTGCTCCGCCAGATTGTGGATCTTTCGCAGCGCCAGATTCATCAGCGCATCGAGGTGACAGAGCTACGTCACACGGTCGATGAGCTGGCGGTGCCGGTGCTGCCCGTGTGGCAGGGCGTGCTGACCGTGCCGTTGATCGGGCAGATCGACGAGCGACGCGCACAACAACTGCTGACAACCGTGCTCCAGCAGATCCGTCAGCAGCGCACACGGGTGGTGATCGTCGACGTCACCGGAGTTGTCACGATCGATCCGCCGGTTGTAGCGCATATCGTACGGCTGGCCGAGGCTACGCAGCTTCTTGGCGGCGCGTGCTTCGTCAGCGGCGTGCGTCCGGAGGTGGCGGTGACGCTGGTCAGCGCGGGTGTCGCCGTTAAGCGCCTGCGCACGTTCGCCAATCTGCAAACCGCGCTGTCGGTGGCGATCGGGATGTAACGACCAGAGCGTGGCGCATCGTGCGCCTCCGCATTTTGAGCTGTTAAGTGGCCGCGCGCTCCGCCAGCACCTCAAAGCGCCCGGTCAGGCCGCGCGCCGAGTCCGGCCCGATCCAGATGGTGAAGCTGCCCGGCTCCACTCCATACTGCATATCGGAGCCGTAAAAGCCAAGCTGCTGCACGGGGATCACGAAGCGCACGCTCTGCTGCTCGCCCGGCTGAAGGGCGATCCGCTGAAAGCCCTGAAGCTGCTTGACGGGTCGGGTAACGCTGGCTACGTCGTCGCGGATGTAGAGCTGCACGATCTCGTCGCCCGCCTGTCGGCCCGTATTGCGCACCACTGCCCGCGCGATCAGCATCCCGTCGCGGCTGATGCGCGGCGTCTCGATCACCAGATCGTCGTAGGCGAAGGTGGTGTAGCTCAAGCCGAAGCCGAACGGAAACAGCGGCGTGTTCGGCTCGTCGAGATAAGTCGAGCGAAACGCCTCGTCGAACTGCCTGGTTCCAGCGCCCTGCGCGGGCCGACCCGTGTTTTTGTGGGCGTAGTAGATCGGGATCTGCCCTTCGGCGCGCGGGAGGCTGGCGGTGAGCTTGCCCGATGGGTTGGCGTGGCCCCACAGCAGATCGGCGACAGCGCGGCCCGTCGTCATCCCGCCGTGCCACGCCAGCAAGATCGCCGGAACATGCTCGGCCAGCCACGGGATCACGAGCGGGCGGCCCGTCATCAAAACGACCACCACAGGCGTGCCGGTCGTGTGGACCGCTTCAAGCAGCGCCTGCTGCTTGCCCGGCAGGCCAAGATGCACCCGCGAATGCGCCTCGCCGCTCATCTTTGCATCTTCGCCGATCACCAGCACCGCCACATCTGCGGCCCGCGCCGCCGCTACCGCCGCGTCAATCTCGTCTGACCTGTCGCCGGTCACGTCGCAGCCGCGCGCGAACGAGATCGCAACGCCTTGGAGAGCTACGGCTCGCAGGCCATCCAGGACTGTTTGCACATCGTCGGCGCGGCCCTGCCCCGCCCAGCAGCCCAGCGGCGCGTGCCGGTCGTCGGCGAGCGGCCCGATCACCGCCACGCGCCTGGTCGTATCCGACAGCGGCAGGAGCTGTCCATCGTTTTTGAGCAGCACCATCGATTTTCGGGCAACGTCGAGCGCGGCGACACGAAAATCCGGTCGCAGGATGATGCGCTCCGCCAGCGATTCGTCGACATAGGGCCGATCGAACAGGCCAAGCTTGAACTTCAGCCGCAGAATACGCCGCACCGCAGCGTCGATCAGCGCCTCCGGCACCTCGCCGCGCGCCGCCAGATCGGCCAGATGCGCGCCGAGTGCGTTGGTGATCATGTCCATGTCTACGCCTGCCAGGACGCTAAGCCGGGCAGCCGCGCGCAGATCCTCGGCGATACCATGCTCGACCAGCTCGCCGATCGCGTTGTAGTCGGTCAGGACCACACCATGCCACTGCCACTCATCGCGCAAGATGGTTCGCAGCGTCAGGGGATTCGCCGTGGCGGGCAGGCCATTCACATCGTTGAATGCGCTCATCACCGATCCCGCTCCGGCGTCGAACGCGGCTTTGAACGGCGGAAGATGCACTTCGCGCAGCGTGCGCTCGCTGATGTCAACGGTGTTGTAATCGCGGCCAGCCTCTGCCGCACCGTAGGCCACATAATGTTTCGGACAGGCGACGACACGCTTTCCGCTTGCGAGATCCGCCGCTTGAAAGCCGCGCACACGGGCTGCCGCCAGCGTCATGCCCAGAAATACGTCCTCGCCCGCGCTTTCGGCGATACGGCCCCAGCGCGGATCGCGGCTAATATCGACCATCGGCGCGAAAATCCAGTTGGTGCCACACGCCGATGCTTCTTCGGCGGCGATGCGCGCCGCCCGCTCCAGAAGCGCCGGGTCCCAGGTGCATGCTTCGGCGAGCGGGATCGGAAAGATCGTGCGGTAGCCGTGGATCACATCATTGCCGATCAGCAGCGGAATGCCGAGGCGCGTCTCCGCTGCGGCAATGCGCTGGTAGTGATTGATCGCGCTGGGATCGGCGATTGACAGCAGCGATCCTACGCAGCCCTCGCGGATCGTAGCGTCGGGATCGTCCATCAACGCCACATCGCCCTGATTCATCTGCCCGATCTTTTCGGCCAGCGTCATCCGCGCCAGGAGTTCGTCGACGCGACTCTCAATCGCGGGATCGATCTGCCCGAAGTTGAGCACTGCCATTTCGTGCATAGATTTCTTCTCCTTGCCATGCTTGATCCGCGTTTATTGTCAGCGCACCGTCAACCGAGCGATCACAGGCGCTCGCCGAAGAGCCGTCGCCGCACAAGATCGCGATCCGCTGTGGCGAGCGCGCACACTCCACGCATCGCAAGGTCGGCCCGTATCCCGGCCAGAGAGGCGCACGAGTCGTCGAACAGCTCGATGATCGCGGCGGCGCTGTCGTCGCCCGCGATACGGTTGATCACAATCGTCGCGCAGCCTGTACAGCGATGAATCAGCATTAACTCGCCGTCGCGCTCCTGGGCATACTTATTCCGCGAGTGCTTGGTTGTCAGGCCGATCGGCTGCATCGCCGCCCGGCAGGCCGATCGCCGATCGCCAGCGATCTTCCAGTCAAGATGGCGCGACCACAGGCATGCCGGGCAGTGGTTGCGGTTCTGTACACCGGCAAGCAGCGGATCGCAGCACACGTACTGCTGGCAGTTGAGACACTGAAACGCCTGCTCGCCCGAATGGGGCCGACGCTGCCGTACACGTGGCTGCTGAGATCGAGCGTTGTGGAAAGTTGACACTTCTGAACTCCAGACCATAGGGCCAGCCACCGTTCTGGTGCAGCGGTGGCTGGGAACAGAGCACAAACAAACCAGCCACAGGGTGTTCCCCGTGGCTGGTTTGTTTGTGCTGCTGGCTGGCGTTCGTGAACTGCCATGTGTGCGTCAACCCGCGCCTGGCAGGGATCGGCAGGGAGCATCGGACGCGCCCTCGGCACACGCCACAGGGAAGGACACCCCGTGGCGCAGACATCCTGCCGGTTGGGAGATCAAGGTAGCGCTCAACAGCCATGACGCCCGCGCCCATGCACGGCGCTGTCACAGCGTATCCACGCCCGATCAGGTTTTGCCCAACGGCGCTAGACCGATGCTGCGATTCTGAGGCGGCCCCATACGATAATCGAAGCGGACGCCGACACCCTGGATTGCATCAATGCCTCGTTCTTTCTTTTCAGAAGTGGTTGACGAGCAACATTATAGCCGAGCATCGCGCACGCCCTCATGAGTCGAAAGACCGATCCAACGAGCGCGCGCAAGCATGAGGGCGTAGAGTAGGGAAATCCCCCAATAGACAAATTGTTAATATTTTGTATATACTGCCTGTAGGACCGCTTGCCGGGGTGGGCCACGAAATCACACTTCATTTTGGAGGTACCCCCCAACCACAACGACCTCACCCATTGACGCATGAAGCGTTCGCACGAATGCCTGCCATTTCGGCCCCATCCCGACCTTCATCCCTGAATCACTCTGTTGTATAAGGGAGGCCATCGCCATGCTCGTCGCTCGCCATCAACAACGCTCGCTGATCAACAAGCTGCTCGTGCTTCTGAGCCTGCTCGCCATCAGTTGTTTGCCGGTCTTCGCCTCGTGGGTATCCGCCCGCGCAAATCGAACCACTCTGGAAACATCGGTGATCCAGGCGGTCATCGCTCACCAGGGAACACCTGCGGCAGAAGTCGCGGCGCTTGAGGAATCGATCCAGGTCAATACCAAGCGGCGTGATGACCAACAGCGCTGGGCCTTTGGCTC
It encodes:
- the bglX gene encoding beta-glucosidase BglX, whose amino-acid sequence is MHEMAVLNFGQIDPAIESRVDELLARMTLAEKIGQMNQGDVALMDDPDATIREGCVGSLLSIADPSAINHYQRIAAAETRLGIPLLIGNDVIHGYRTIFPIPLAEACTWDPALLERAARIAAEEASACGTNWIFAPMVDISRDPRWGRIAESAGEDVFLGMTLAAARVRGFQAADLASGKRVVACPKHYVAYGAAEAGRDYNTVDISERTLREVHLPPFKAAFDAGAGSVMSAFNDVNGLPATANPLTLRTILRDEWQWHGVVLTDYNAIGELVEHGIAEDLRAAARLSVLAGVDMDMITNALGAHLADLAARGEVPEALIDAAVRRILRLKFKLGLFDRPYVDESLAERIILRPDFRVAALDVARKSMVLLKNDGQLLPLSDTTRRVAVIGPLADDRHAPLGCWAGQGRADDVQTVLDGLRAVALQGVAISFARGCDVTGDRSDEIDAAVAAARAADVAVLVIGEDAKMSGEAHSRVHLGLPGKQQALLEAVHTTGTPVVVVLMTGRPLVIPWLAEHVPAILLAWHGGMTTGRAVADLLWGHANPSGKLTASLPRAEGQIPIYYAHKNTGRPAQGAGTRQFDEAFRSTYLDEPNTPLFPFGFGLSYTTFAYDDLVIETPRISRDGMLIARAVVRNTGRQAGDEIVQLYIRDDVASVTRPVKQLQGFQRIALQPGEQQSVRFVIPVQQLGFYGSDMQYGVEPGSFTIWIGPDSARGLTGRFEVLAERAAT
- a CDS encoding RNHCP domain-containing protein; the encoded protein is MSTFHNARSQQPRVRQRRPHSGEQAFQCLNCQQYVCCDPLLAGVQNRNHCPACLWSRHLDWKIAGDRRSACRAAMQPIGLTTKHSRNKYAQERDGELMLIHRCTGCATIVINRIAGDDSAAAIIELFDDSCASLAGIRADLAMRGVCALATADRDLVRRRLFGERL